The Halomonas elongata DSM 2581 DNA segment GATGTCCCAGCGTCGCTTCCATAGCCACCAGAGCACCCAGGGCAGGACCAGAGCGATGATGCCGAGGATGTCGCCGACCTCTGCCAGGATGTGGCTGGCCTGGTTCAGCCGGGGCATCGATATGGCGCCGAGCAGGGCGTTGAGGCGTTGGTCCATGGGCAGCGGCCCATCATGCTGCAGGACGATAAGGGTCCAGGCCGACAGCGCGGCGAGCGATGACAGCAACAGCAGCCAGGAGGCCAGTGGAGGCTCCCGGTCGCGCTGGATGGCCAGCAGTCGCCAGGTCATGCGGCCCAGGGCATGATGCCGGGACAGCCAGGCCAGGCTGCGATAGACATGGCCGTCACGGTAGGTCTGGTGGCGCAGCCAGGAGAAGATCAGGGCCAGCGCCACGACCAGGCCACCGAGACCGGCCAGCCATGGCCTGAGCCCCTCGGGCAGGCCGGGCAGCCGCTGCCAGGCGTGGCCGAGCAGGTAGCCGGGCAGCACGTAGGCCGGTGCCCATAGCGCCGCCGAGATCAGGTTGGCCCAGGTGAAGGTGCGGGGCGGCATGCGCAACATGCCGGCGATCATGGGGATGATGGGGCGCACGGGGCCGACGAAACGGCCCAGGAAGACCGACAGGGAGCCATGCGACTGGAAGAAGCGCGCGCCGCGCGCAAGCCATTCCGGGTGACGCGAGAGCGGCCAGAGCGCAGTGACCCTTTCGCGCTGGGTGTAGCCGAGCCAGAAACTCAGGCTGTCACCGGCCACGGCGCCGAGAAAGGCCGCGAGAATGACCAGCGCCACGGAAAGCTCCTGGTGACCGGCCATGGAAGCGGCAGCGGTGATCAGTACCACACCGGGTACCAGCAGGCCGACCAGGGCCAGCGATTCCGCCAGGGCGATGGCGGCGACAATCAGCAGCAGCAGGGGCGGTGAGGGCGAGAGCTGGTAGAGGGCGTCGGTGAAGTTCAATGCGGTCTCCGTGAGTCAGGTGCCCGAGCGGTCGCCAGGCTGCGTGTCGCGGCGTGCAGGCGCCGTTCGAAAGCCGAGCCATCTTCTCCGGCGTGGCGGATGACGAGGCCGGAGCGGATTTCCAGTGGACCGGTTTCCACCAGTATCACCGGCTCGAGGGCCCGGGACAGTCGCTGACGGACCAGTTGGGCGCCGCTCTCGGTCGTGTTCGGCATGACCAGCCAGAAGACGTTGTCCTCGGCTCGCCCCAGGATGTCGTGGGCGCGGTAGCGGCCGGCGATGGCCTGACACAAACCGTCGAGCAGTGCCTGGCGGGCCTTGGGGCCGAACTGTTCCTCGGCGATCTCCAGTTGGGGCAGGTGGATCAGCAGAACGGCCAAGGGCTGACCGAGCAGTGCGGTCCGGTCGATCTCGCCGGCCAGTCGCTCCTGGAGATGAGCGCGGCTGACAGCCCGACATTCCGGGTCCTGTGGGTCGGTGTCATGCAGCAGGGCTCGTTGGCGCAGTTGTCCCCAGGGTACCAGGGGGGTGACGGCCACCAGGCTCAGGTAGGTCAGCAGGACATCGA contains these protein-coding regions:
- a CDS encoding bifunctional DedA family/phosphatase PAP2 family protein; its protein translation is MNFTDALYQLSPSPPLLLLIVAAIALAESLALVGLLVPGVVLITAAASMAGHQELSVALVILAAFLGAVAGDSLSFWLGYTQRERVTALWPLSRHPEWLARGARFFQSHGSLSVFLGRFVGPVRPIIPMIAGMLRMPPRTFTWANLISAALWAPAYVLPGYLLGHAWQRLPGLPEGLRPWLAGLGGLVVALALIFSWLRHQTYRDGHVYRSLAWLSRHHALGRMTWRLLAIQRDREPPLASWLLLLSSLAALSAWTLIVLQHDGPLPMDQRLNALLGAISMPRLNQASHILAEVGDILGIIALVLPWVLWWLWKRRWDILGHFSAGLIGIALLNTLGKALIGRARPLTPEHLTDSLSYPSAHTSTSIVLLGMAAAFTARELPPTRRFWAYWGAIALAVPMALSRLVIGVHWLSDLIGGALLGLVVCALVQLAWQRKQRTPLSPCPWLVLGSASLVLVIARVIGLAPV
- a CDS encoding diguanylate cyclase domain-containing protein, producing MRDIRYRPLTLMLAIGTLLLLGQALWFYLTGEYHRIPPPALLAPIMLVATLLAPVGGDHTRTAAGLVLICGFLLIAVELPRSTDLASLWIGLPPVLALLLLPLAPALLLNLGLTPIWMILLGDPWPDIDVLLTYLSLVAVTPLVPWGQLRQRALLHDTDPQDPECRAVSRAHLQERLAGEIDRTALLGQPLAVLLIHLPQLEIAEEQFGPKARQALLDGLCQAIAGRYRAHDILGRAEDNVFWLVMPNTTESGAQLVRQRLSRALEPVILVETGPLEIRSGLVIRHAGEDGSAFERRLHAATRSLATARAPDSRRPH